Proteins encoded within one genomic window of Arachis ipaensis cultivar K30076 chromosome B08, Araip1.1, whole genome shotgun sequence:
- the LOC107612006 gene encoding pentatricopeptide repeat-containing protein At1g11290, chloroplastic, giving the protein MYNVTQCNMSCRVSTLCRFLHPKPPILVLSRPSTTHVSHHRDTDQDHAFLSIYCQIFGYKRNPLDPTRLELLPHLRSDPLSSPLLLNKFISVCAKSVLLDVGIQLHASIVKLGFSSNVHIGSALISMYCKCGVVSEAQKLFDEMTEKNVVVWNSLICGYLQVKCPMISVNLFMDMLKLGIDPAPLTMSAVLVACSQMEAYELGTQLHSLCLKLEFDHNVVLGTNFIDVYSKCRDLEASRRVFDHMVERNVITWTSMVSGYAQNNQPEKAMVLIREMLRLGFDPNHVTYNSLLSSFSTHDHLDNCRQIHCCVIREGFEANEYVVVTLMTVYSECNGSLDDFWKACSGIRKWDKVSLNALIAGLSNLGNGEEALIRYSLMREAGIETDHFVFSSILNSAGITSALNDGKKIHALILKYGYASNLNVQNGLVSMYARCGNISDSKKVFSSMDSHDVISWNSLLSGYAHHGHGKEAVELFEKMKSSEIKPNDTTFLAVLTACSHVGMLDKGLQYFELMMNDKTLAPPRMEHYAIIVDLLGRYGYLPEAESIINKMPIEAGPSTYKSLLNACQIHGNKEIALRSAEKLLKLYPDDPATYILLSNILHDRGNWADGAGVRKLMYVRGLAKNPGYSWI; this is encoded by the coding sequence ATGTACAATGTGACCCAATGCAACATGAGTTGCAGGGTCTCTACCCTCTGCCGCTTCCTCCACCCAAAACCACCAATTTTGGTGCTCTCGCGACCATCAACCACCCACGTTTCACATCACCGCGACACCGATCAAGACCATGCCTTTTTGTCCATTTACTGCCAAATCTTTGGTTACAAACGAAACCCATTAGACCCCACTCGTTTGGAACTCTTGCCCCATTTGCGAAGTGACCCATTATCCTCTCCTCTTCTTCTTAACAAGTTTATATCCGTTTGCGCAAAGTCGGTTCTTCTTGATGTGGGTATTCAGCTGCATGCATCCATTGTCAAGTTGGGATTTTCTTCTAACGTTCATATAGGCAGTGCTCTCATTAGTATGTACTGCAAATGTGGTGTTGTATCTGAGGCTCAGAAACTGTTCGATGAAATGACTGAGAAGAATGTGGTTGTTTGGAATTCCTTGATTTGTGGTTATTTGCAAGTTAAGTGCCCTATGATATCTGTAAATTTGTTTATGGATATGCTTAAGTTGGGGATCGATCCTGCGCCATTGACCATGTCAGCTGTTCTGGTAGCTTGCTCCCAAATGGAAGCTTATGAGCTGGGAACTCAGCTGCATAGTTTGTGTTTGAAACTAGAGTTTGACcataatgttgtccttggtaCGAATTTCATTGATGTGTATTCAAAGTGCCGGGACCTGGAAGCGTCGAGGAGAGTTTTCGATCATATGGTGGAGAGAAATGTTATAACTTGGACTTCCATGGTTTCTGGATATGCCCAAAACAATCAACCAGAAAAGGCAATGGTTTTGATTAGAGAAATGCTGCGTTTAGGTTTTGATCCTAATCATGTCACTTACAATAGTTTGCTGAGTTCATTTTCCACGCATGACCATTTGGATAACTGCAGGCAAATTCATTGTTGTGTAATCAGAGAAGGTTTTGAAGCTAATGAATATGTTGTGGTCACTCTCATGACTGTTTACTCAGAATGTAATGGCAGCTTGGATGACTTTTGGAAAGCTTGCTCTGGTATTAGGAAATGGGACAAGGTTTCTTTGAACGCACTCATTGCTGGTCTCTCGAATTTAGGAAATGGAGAAGAAGCATTGATCCGTTATTCATTAATGCGGGAAGCAGGCATTGAAACAGACCATTTTGTATTTTCAAGCATTCTCAACTCTGCAGGGATTACTTCGGCCCTGAATGATGGGAAAAAGATCCATGCTCTAATTCTCAAATATGGGTATGCTTCAAATTTGAATGTGCAAAATGGGCTTGTTTCAATGTATGCTAGATGTGGCAATATCAGTGATTCAAAGAAAGTGTTTTCGTCCATGGATAGCCATGATGTTATTTCCTGGAATTCACTTTTGTCAGGATATGCCCATCATGGTCACGGCAAGGAGGCTGTTGAACTGTTTGAGAAAATGAAAAGTAGTGAAATCAAACCCAATGACACCACCTTCTTGGCTGTTCTCACAGCCTGTAGCCATGTTGGCATGCTGGATAAAGGACTGCAATATTTTGAGTTGATGATGAATGATAAGACACTTGCCCCTCCGAGAATGGAACATTATGCTATAATTGTTGATCTTCTTGGCCGGTATGGATATCTTCCCGAAGCAGAGTCGATTATTAACAAAATGCCAATAGAAGCAGGGCCATCTACCTACAAAAGTTTGCTAAATGCTTGTCAAATTCATGGAAATAAAGAAATTGCTCTACGCTCTGCTGAAAAACTTCTGAAGCTGTACCCTGATGATCCTGCAACTTACATACTTCTATCAAATATATTGCATGACAGGGGTAATTGGGCTGATGGAGCAGGTGTACGGAAGCTTATGTATGTAAGAGGACTTGCAAAAAACCCTGGTTACAGTTGGATTTGA
- the LOC107612607 gene encoding transcription initiation factor IIA large subunit isoform X3, whose protein sequence is MAATATTSQVYVDVIDDVVTKVRDEFINNGGPGEEVLKELQALWESKMIQAGVVVAPIERSNGAKPTPGGPITPVHDLNVPYEGNEEYETPTAEMLFPPTPLQTPMLTPLPGTVDNSMYNIPTGPSDYTSGNDTGGSADIKGGQSSPYVQQQSPSPWMNQRPSLDVNVAYDEGREEAQRGTSNQPLTQEFFTASMGKRKRDDLSSHYNNADGYIPQQDGAGDSASGVFEIEVCGGRISINAHQTTSREKMSANLERPTSRIPQLDGPIPFDDDMLSTPNIYNYEGVLSEDYNIANTPAPPEVPVSTPALIAQNEVANDNEEEDDDDDEPLNENDDDDDFDDLDQGEDQHTHHLVLAQFDKVTRTKSRWKCTLKDGIMHINNKDILFNKATGEFDF, encoded by the exons ATGGCGGCCACCGCAACCACCAGCCAGGTCTACGTCGACGTTATCGACGATGTTGTCACCAAGGTTCGCGACGAGTTCATCAACAACGGTGGCCCCGGCGAGGAAGTTCTCAAGGAGCTCCAAGCT TTGTGGGAATCAAAGATGATACAAGCTGGTGTTGTTGTTGCTCCCATAGAAAGGTCCAATGGAGCTAAGCCAACGCCAGGTGGTCCAATTACTCCGGTTCATGATCTTAATGTGCCTTATGAGGGGAATGAAGAGTACGAAACTCCTACTGCTGAAATGCTTTTTCCCCCT ACGCCTCTACAAACTCCAATGCTAACCCCTTTGCCAGGAACCGTGGATAACTCTATGTATAACATCCCTACTGGACCGAGCGACTACACTTCTGGAAATGATACAGGAGGAAGTGCTGATATAAAAGGAGGACAATCTAGTCCATACGTG CAACAGCAGTCTCCCTCACCCTGGATGAACCAGAGGCCTTCACTTGACGTTAATGTTG CTTACGACGAAGGACGGGAAGAGGCACAAAGAGGAACTTCTAATCAACCTCTGACACAG GAATTCTTCACAGCCTCCATGGGAAAGCGAAAACGCGACGATTTGTCTTCACATTATAACAATGCTGATGGATATATACCCCAGCAGGATGGGGCTGGAGATTCTGCGTCTGGAGTTTTCGAAATTGAG GTATGTGGAGGGAGAATCTCCATTAATGCACATCAAACTACTTCTAGAGAGAAAATGTCAGCTAACTTAGAGAGGCCAACTTCTAGGATTCCACAACTTGATGGACCAATTCCTTTTGATGATGATATGCTTTCTACTCCTAAT ATATACAATTATGAAGGAGTGTTGAGTGAAGACTACAACATTGCAAATACACCAGCTCCTCCTG AGGTACCAGTAAGCACCCCTGCTCTCATAGCTCAAAATGAGGTGGCAAatgataatgaagaagaagacgatgatgatgatgagccattaaatgagaatgatgatgatgatgattttgatgatctGGACCAAGGAGAGGATCAACATACACATCATCTTGTTTTGGCCCAGTTTGACAAG GTGACACGTACAAAGAGCCGGTGGAAATGCACACTAAAGGATGGCATCATGCACATAAATAATAAGGACATTCTCTTCAATAAG GCTACAGGGGAATTTGATTTCTGA
- the LOC107612607 gene encoding transcription initiation factor IIA subunit 1 isoform X1 — MAASATTSQVYVDVIEDVIVKVRDEFVNNGGPGDEVLKELQAMWESKMMQAGVIVGPIERSNGAKPTPGGPITPVHDLNVPYEGNEEYETPTAEMLFPPTPLQTPMQTPLPGTADNSMYNIPTGPSDYSSSGNDTGGNTDLKGGLPSPYMQQQPPSPWMNQRSSLDVNVAYVEGREDANRRTSNKPSTQDFFRAPTGKRKRDDLPSQYNAGGYLPQQDGAGDSASVLEIEVCGRGIPINAHHTTTKENMLADGEWPACRIPQLDGPIPFDDDVVSTPNIYNYGGVFNEDYNVANTPAPPEVPASTPALVAENEAGNDDDNNDDDDEPLNENDDDDDDDDLDDLDQGEDQNTHHLVLAQFDKVTRTKSRWKCTLKDGIMHINDKDILFNKATGEFDF; from the exons ATGGCGGCCTCCGCAACCACCAGCCAGGTCTATGTCGACGTCATCGAGGACGTCATCGTCAAGGTTCGCGACGAGTTCGTCAACAATGGCGGCCCCGGCGACGAAGTTCTCAAGGAGCTCCAAGCT ATGTGGGAATCAAAGATGATGCAAGCTGGTGTTATTGTTGGTCCCATTGAGAGGTCCAATGGAGCTAAGCCAACCCCTGGTGGTCCAATTACTCCGGTTCATGATCTTAATGTGCCTTATGAGGGGAATGAAGAGTATGAAACTCCTACTGCTGAAATGCTTTTCCCACCT ACACCCCTGCAAACTCCTATGCAAACCCCTTTGCCAGGAACTGCGGATAATTCTATGTATAACATACCTACTGGACCTAGCGACTACTCTTCTTCTGGAAATGATACAGGAGGAAACACTGATTTAAAAGGAGGACTACCAAGTCCATACATG CAGCAGCAGCCTCCTTCTCCTTGGATGAACCAGAGGTCTTCACTTGATGTTAATGTTG CTTATGTGGAAGGGCGGGAGGATGCAAATAGAAGAACTTCTAATAAACCCTCGACGCAG GACTTCTTCAGGGCACCCACAGGAAAGCGAAAACGTGATGATTTGCCTTCACAATATAATGCTGGTGGATATTTACCTCAGCAGGATGGAGCTGGAGATTCTGCATCTGTACTTGAAATTGAG GTATGTGGAAGGGGAATCCCCATTAATGCACATCATACTACTACTAAAGAAAACATGCTTGCCGATGGAGAGTGGCCAGCTTGTAGGATTCCTCAACTTGATGGACCAATTCCTTTTGATGATGATGTGGTTTCTACTCCAAAC ATATATAATTATGGAGGAGTGTTCAATGAAGACTACAACGTTGCAAATACGCCTGCTCCTCCTG AGGTACCGGCAAGCACTCCTGCACTTGTAGCTGAAAATGAGGCAGGAAATGATGATGACAACAACGACGATGATGATGAACCGttaaatgagaatgatgatgatgacgatgatgatgatttgGATGATCTGGACCAAGGAGAGGATCAAAATACACATCATCTTGTTTTGGCCCAGTTTGACAAG GTGACACGTACCAAGAGCAGGTGGAAATGTACATTAAAGGATGGCATCATGCACATAAATGATAAGGACATTCTCTTCAATAAG GCGACAGGGGAATTTGATTTCTGA
- the LOC107612607 gene encoding transcription initiation factor IIA subunit 1 isoform X2, which produces MAASATTSQVYVDVIEDVIVKVRDEFVNNGGPGDEVLKELQAMWESKMMQAGVIVGPIERSNGAKPTPGGPITPVHDLNVPYEGNEEYETPTAEMLFPPTPLQTPMQTPLPGTADNSMYNIPTGPSDYSSSGNDTGGNTDLKGGLPSPYMQQQPPSPWMNQRSSLDVNVAYVEGREDANRRTSNKPSTQDFFRAPTGKRKRDDLPSQYNAGGYLPQQDGAGDSASVLEIEVCGRGIPINAHHTTTKENMLADGEWPACRIPQLDGPIPFDDDVVSTPNIYNYGGVFNEDYNVANTPAPPEVPASTPALVAENEAGNDDDNNDDDDEPLNENDDDDDDDDLDDLDQGEDQNTHHLVLAQFDKVTRTKSRWKCTLKDGIMHINDKDILFNKATGEFDF; this is translated from the exons ATGGCGGCCTCCGCAACCACCAGCCAGGTCTATGTCGACGTCATCGAGGACGTCATCGTCAAGGTTCGCGACGAGTTCGTCAACAATGGCGGCCCCGGCGACGAAGTTCTCAAGGAGCTCCAAGCT ATGTGGGAATCAAAGATGATGCAAGCTGGTGTTATTGTTGGTCCCATTGAGAGGTCCAATGGAGCTAAGCCAACCCCTGGTGGTCCAATTACTCCGGTTCATGATCTTAATGTGCCTTATGAGGGGAATGAAGAGTATGAAACTCCTACTGCTGAAATGCTTTTCCCACCT ACACCCCTGCAAACTCCTATGCAAACCCCTTTGCCAGGAACTGCGGATAATTCTATGTATAACATACCTACTGGACCTAGCGACTACTCTTCTTCTGGAAATGATACAGGAGGAAACACTGATTTAAAAGGAGGACTACCAAGTCCATACATG CAGCAGCAGCCTCCTTCTCCTTGGATGAACCAGAGGTCTTCACTTGATGTTAATGTTG CTTATGTGGAAGGGCGGGAGGATGCAAATAGAAGAACTTCTAATAAACCCTCGACGCAG GACTTCTTCAGGGCACCCACAGGAAAGCGAAAACGTGATGATTTGCCTTCACAATATAATGCTGGTGGATATTTACCTCAGCAGGATGGAGCTGGAGATTCTGCATCTGTACTTGAAATTGAG GTATGTGGAAGGGGAATCCCCATTAATGCACATCATACTACTACTAAAGAAAACATGCTTGCCGATGGAGAGTGGCCAGCTTGTAGGATTCCTCAACTTGATGGACCAATTCCTTTTGATGATGATGTGGTTTCTACTCCAAAC ATATATAATTATGGAGGAGTGTTCAATGAAGACTACAACGTTGCAAATACGCCTGCTCCTCCTG AGGTACCGGCAAGCACTCCTGCACTTGTAGCTGAAAATGAGGCAGGAAATGATGATGACAACAACGACGATGATGATGAACCGttaaatgagaatgatgatgatgacgatgatgatgatttgGATGATCTGGACCAAGGAGAGGATCAAAATACACATCATCTTGTTTTGGCCCAGTTTGACAAG GTGACACGTACCAAGAGCAGGTGGAAATGTACATTAAAGGATGGCATCATGCACATAAATGATAAGGACATTCTCTTCAATAAG GCTACAGGGGAATTTGATTTCTGA
- the LOC107612607 gene encoding transcription initiation factor IIA large subunit isoform X4, whose translation MAATATTSQVYVDVIDDVVTKVRDEFINNGGPGEEVLKELQALWESKMIQAGVVVAPIERSNGAKPTPGGPITPVHDLNVPYEGNEEYETPTAEMLFPPTPLQTPMLTPLPGTVDNSMYNIPTGPSDYTSGNDTGGSADIKGGQSSPYVQQQSPSPWMNQRPSLDVNVAYDEGREEAQRGTSNQPLTQEFFTASMGKRKRDDLSSHYNNADGYIPQQDGAGDSASGVFEIEVCGGRISINAHQTTSREKMSANLERPTSRIPQLDGPIPFDDDMLSTPNIYNYEGVLSEDYNIANTPAPPVSTPALIAQNEVANDNEEEDDDDDEPLNENDDDDDFDDLDQGEDQHTHHLVLAQFDKVTRTKSRWKCTLKDGIMHINNKDILFNKATGEFDF comes from the exons ATGGCGGCCACCGCAACCACCAGCCAGGTCTACGTCGACGTTATCGACGATGTTGTCACCAAGGTTCGCGACGAGTTCATCAACAACGGTGGCCCCGGCGAGGAAGTTCTCAAGGAGCTCCAAGCT TTGTGGGAATCAAAGATGATACAAGCTGGTGTTGTTGTTGCTCCCATAGAAAGGTCCAATGGAGCTAAGCCAACGCCAGGTGGTCCAATTACTCCGGTTCATGATCTTAATGTGCCTTATGAGGGGAATGAAGAGTACGAAACTCCTACTGCTGAAATGCTTTTTCCCCCT ACGCCTCTACAAACTCCAATGCTAACCCCTTTGCCAGGAACCGTGGATAACTCTATGTATAACATCCCTACTGGACCGAGCGACTACACTTCTGGAAATGATACAGGAGGAAGTGCTGATATAAAAGGAGGACAATCTAGTCCATACGTG CAACAGCAGTCTCCCTCACCCTGGATGAACCAGAGGCCTTCACTTGACGTTAATGTTG CTTACGACGAAGGACGGGAAGAGGCACAAAGAGGAACTTCTAATCAACCTCTGACACAG GAATTCTTCACAGCCTCCATGGGAAAGCGAAAACGCGACGATTTGTCTTCACATTATAACAATGCTGATGGATATATACCCCAGCAGGATGGGGCTGGAGATTCTGCGTCTGGAGTTTTCGAAATTGAG GTATGTGGAGGGAGAATCTCCATTAATGCACATCAAACTACTTCTAGAGAGAAAATGTCAGCTAACTTAGAGAGGCCAACTTCTAGGATTCCACAACTTGATGGACCAATTCCTTTTGATGATGATATGCTTTCTACTCCTAAT ATATACAATTATGAAGGAGTGTTGAGTGAAGACTACAACATTGCAAATACACCAGCTCCTCCTG TAAGCACCCCTGCTCTCATAGCTCAAAATGAGGTGGCAAatgataatgaagaagaagacgatgatgatgatgagccattaaatgagaatgatgatgatgatgattttgatgatctGGACCAAGGAGAGGATCAACATACACATCATCTTGTTTTGGCCCAGTTTGACAAG GTGACACGTACAAAGAGCCGGTGGAAATGCACACTAAAGGATGGCATCATGCACATAAATAATAAGGACATTCTCTTCAATAAG GCTACAGGGGAATTTGATTTCTGA
- the LOC107610261 gene encoding uncharacterized protein LOC107610261 translates to MEFSSREAIIKAMNEYTLRRSVDYRVYESEPLTFYAKCTQYGSGCDWLIRVSMINRKYCWVIRRYNDSHTCTRTTISQDHSKLDSNTIAKAIKPLIKVDPSLKVKSVIAEVQSKFNYTISYRKAWLAKQKSVEKIFEGWEASYEALPIWFEAMCHKEPSAVVHFETMPAYQGDDLVTDFRVLHRVFWSYYPCIRAFRHCKPVVQVDGTHLYGKYKGCLLVAVSQDGNNNIVPITFAIVEGETSNAWHFFLSNLCQHVVTRDGVGLISDRHESINAAVERSNGAWSSPRTFHMFCIRHIESNFLRKFKALYLQKLVVNIGNIKFFKVRY, encoded by the coding sequence ATGGAATTCAGTTCTAGGGAAGCTATTATTAAGGCAATGAATGAGTATACCCTCCGAAGAAGTGTAGACTACCGTGTGTACGAGTCGGAGCCGTTGACATTTTATGCGAAGTGTACACAGTACGGGTCagggtgtgattggcttatcagagTTAGCATGATCAACAGAAAGTACTGTTGGGTTATTAGGAGGTACAACGACAGTCACACTTGTACCAGAACAACCATTTCTCAGGATCATTCGAAGCTGGATTCAAATACAATTGCAAAAGCCATAAAGCCGTTGATTAAGGTTGACCCCTCGTTAAAGGTAAAATCAGTTATTGCTGAAGTGCAGTCGAAGTTCAACTACACCATCAGTTATCGGAAAGCTtggttggctaagcaaaagtCAGTTGAGAAAATATTTGAAGGTTGGGAAGCATCGTACGAAGCGTTGCCCATATGGTTCGAGGCCATGTGTCATAAGGAGCCATCAGCTGTCGTAcattttgagactatgcctgCATATCAAGGGGATGACTTGGTAACTGATTTCCGGGTATTACATCGAGTCTTCTGGAGCTATTATCCCTGCATTAGAGCATTCAGACATTGTAAGCCAGTTGTACAGGTGGACGGGACTCACTTATACGGAAAGTATAAGGGTTGCTTGTTAGTGGCCGTTTCCCAGGATGGTAACAACAATATCGTCCCGATTACATTTGCTATTGTCGAGGGAGAGACTTCTAATGCGTGGCACTTTTTTCTTAGTAACCTGTGTCAACATGTTGTGACTCGGGATGGTGTCGGACTTATATCGGACCGACATGAGTCCATAAATGCAGCTGTGGAACGCAGTAACGGAGCTTGGTCATCTCCTAGAACTTTTCACATGTTTTGCATCAGGCATATAGAGTCGAACTTTCTTAGAAAATTCAAGGCACTGTACCTTCAAAAGCTTGTCGTCAATATAGGTAACATTAAGTTCTTCAAAGTTCGTTATTAA
- the LOC107610260 gene encoding uncharacterized protein LOC107610260 gives MPLISPRDVDTSRNHSVSTKEFFRGGELSKKSPNYSPTSLSPSSPYFLKHQDLEEDHGLYQKKSVLTKVKEKARKLRYSLSKRRIEDNNNNNINNVTPSWGVSLDDVEEYADAEYLGAPMYESEVAPEIYKENARQHPRADPVISEKHVLHNTASFSTIRNEKIAEKVIPAYFNMGSPSSASFTSSSSSPPPVNISTTKSDASVIYESTSPRKAPSNNAGMMEKVIGAVNSLLGNEEPSQQCATIKTTPTREVGQEGNHGKIVQTN, from the exons ATGCCTTTGATCTCACCCAGAGATGTTGATACTTCAAGAAATCATAGCGTCTCCACCAAGGAATTCTTCAGAG GAGGAGAATTATCCAAGAAGTCACCAAACTACTCGCCAACGTCGCTGTCGCCGTCGTCTCCTTATTTCTTGAAGCACCAAGACCTGGAAGAAGACCATGGCCTCTATCAAAAGAAATCAGTTCTCACCAAAGTGAAGGAGAAGGCAAGGAAGCTTAGATATAGCCTCAGCAAGAGAAGAATagaggataataataataataacattaaCAATGTCACTCCTTCATGGGGTGTCAGCTTAGATGATGTGGAAGAATATGCTGATGCTGAATACCTTGGAGCACCTA TGTATGAATCAGAGGTGGCACCTGAGATATACAAAGAGAATGCAAGGCAGCATCCAAGAGCAGATCCAGTAATATCTGAGAAACATGTTTTGCATAACACTGCTTCCTTCAGCACAATAAGGAATGAAAAAATAGCAGAGAAAGTTATACCAGCTTATTTCAACATGGGGTCTCCTTCGTCGGCTTCATTCACATCGTCGTCGTCGTCTCCTCCTCCAGTGAATATTTCCACCACCAAAAGTGATGCTTCAGTGATATATGAATCAACAAGTCCTAGGAAAGCTCCTTCTAATAATGCAGGTATGATGGAGAAGGTGATAGGAGCTGTGAACTCTTTGCTTGGGAATGAGGAACCGTCACAACAATGTGCCACAATCAAAACTACTCCCACACGTGAAG TTGGCCAGGAAGGAAACCATGGAAAGATTGTGCAAACAAATTAG